The genomic interval CAAAGTGACAGCAAGGAAGTTACTGCAGAAATCCAAATGACTAATAGTGGGCTGAACcagagcattcagttcagttcagttcagtcgctcagtcatgtccgactctgcgaccccctgaatcgcaacacactgggcctccctgtccatcacccactcccagagttcactcagactcaggtccatcgagtctgtgatggcatccagccatctcatccttggtcgtccccttctcctcctgcccccaatccctcccagcatcagagtcttttccaatgagtcaactcttcacatgaggtgtccaaagtactggagcttcagctttagcatcatcccttccaaagaaatcccagggctgatctccttcagaatagactggttggatctccttgcagtccaagggactctcaagagtcttctccaacaccacagttcaaaagcataaattcttcggcgctcagcctcatttacagtccaactctcacatccatacaatagACAGGTTGAATTTAGGAAACAGATTTAGGAGACGGATTCCTAAAGATTGCTGTGGATGACTATGTGGCGCTGGGAAGGTGAGAGAAGTAGGAACATAGGATGACTGGCAGGGCTGTAAATGGCACACTGTTCAATACCACAGCTCCTACTACCAAGGTCTTCTTGATTATATCAGACAGGCATCTCCAATCTCTCCCACACCTGCCATCCAACATTACCTCCATACCTTTACTCAAGCTATTTCTGATATTTGAGATATACATGACTGTCCTTCCTTCCAATCTATCTTTTCATATATAGCTCAACTCCATTTTTTCCAGGGAAGCCTCACTGAGGCTAGACCCAACTACCTCTTCGTCTATAATCCTCTCCCAGCATTGCTGTATGTCACTCAGTGGGAAGTGGAAAGGGTGGCCTCTTAAGCATCAGGCAAAAGGCTCAGGTTGAGTTGATTTAGCCCTGCACTAAGCACAGGGCTCAGTGCAGAGGGCATTGGATGTGGGGGGAGATGGACCTATGTGAATAAGGGTAGGTCCTGATGCCAGACTTCTGTGTCAGGCCAGTGTACAGTTTCTAAACCCAGCCCAGCATTGATGGATTGGCAACATCATGAATGTAACCTTTCGCAGGTAGATTGAACAACCAAGCCAACTGTTCGCTTGTTCAACATCCAGAATGCCCTTTGCTCATGAGCCATACAAACATTCCCAGACCTTGCCCTCTCCTAAACTCCTTCAGGAAGCTTCCAAAGTGACTCTGGCTCCACAGATCCCCTTCTTCCTTTAAATTACCTAGGTGACAAAACCACAAGGTTACTGGATCACATGGTGTCTCCCACTCATCAATACAGCATTGTAGGAGGGTAAAAGAgaggactcattggaaagactcttatgttgggaaagactgaaggcaggaggagaaggggacgacagaggacgagatggttggatggcatcactgactcaacggacatgagtttgagcaagctctgggaactgttgatggacagggaaacctggcagtggggcagtccatgggatcacagagtcggacacgactgagcgactgaacaataacaacaaaacacacCTGCAACGCTGCTCTACCCATTTAGCCCAAGCGCCCCGTCTCGACAATTTCAAACGGACACGCGGCCAGAGGAGCTCGAGAAAGATCAGAAAATTCACGGGCCCCAGGTCAGTGGCACCGAAGCCATCCATACACTTCGCCCTAGCACCGCAGCAGGGATAAACCAACCTGGAAGGGGTAAACTTCGAAGCCAAAAGGGCACAACGTGTCCTCAATCTTCTGCTTCAGCTCTGCGACTAGCGGCTCCATAGTGCACGTTACACACTGAGCCTGCTGGGGAATGGAGTCTCAAGGTTACTCGGGACTTCACGCTTTGAGACAGCTTGGACTCCATTTCCCTAGAGCCACGTGGATCAGCTGCGGGACTGTGTCGTCTCTGCGCGACGCATCCTGGGACACGTAGTTCATTCAGTTCGTAGAGGCATCAACTACAGAAGCAGAAAAACTCGGTTTCCCGGCAAGCTTCACGGTGGGGGGGGGCACTGTGATTGCGCGTGTTGCTTCCAGGGAAACGTAGTTCGGTAGCTTCCATCGCCGGTTGTCTCCAATAGAGGAGAACTCAATTTCCCAAGTGGCGCCGCAGAGGCCAGTCCTGGCCTACCATAATGTTTGAACTGGGCGGCGGTAGTGGTCACTGGCACAGTTTCGGTGTTATGGCGCCAGAGTTGAGTCTAAACCAAGATTCAGCATCTTAAATTCCCAATTGATATCTGTTTATCAGGGCATCCCGCTTTTCCCCTAGTTCCGCAAGGAAGCCACTCCCCCGACTAGTCCCAGAAGCTCAGTTTTGGTCTGATTATTGCTTCCTATCCTTTAGTATTGCATCCCCTCACTCACCTCTTTAGAGCTTACGTTGTTGTCTTCCCTGGGCTGTGTCTTTGGTGTCCACAGTGTGGGGAGCAAGGGCACAAGACGCCAGGGAGCCAGACCCCTGCCGCAGGCTATGAGTAGGACCCTGAGCTGGTCTGAGCAGCTCGACGCGCTTCTCAATGCTACGGACCGAAATGTGAGCAGGATTAAGGTGAGGGGCCGCCTGAGTCCCCCGCCCCCCTGTTTAGGGGATGTGGGTTAATAGATTGCAAAACAGAACTCATTGGCCTgtgcatttgtttctttttagcaACGGCTGTATCCACTTGGAGTCTCTACCGGGGGTAAATATTGTCCCTCAGCCTTTCTTTCCAGTGTTATCCACTGTTCCTTCCAAATtccaactttttcttttcctgaagaaacatctgaaaaaaaaaaaaaagaaacgtctGTTCCCTCCTCCGCCTAATGGGCTTTGCACttgtctcttcctttttccctcaGCAGGAGACCTGGCTGGGACTTGGATTTCCCCTCATCACTTGCCTACTCAGTCAGGAATCCAAGCTCAAAAGGCTTGGGCTCTAGAGGCTCCTGTATTTCCAGAGAGGCTAAACTGGGCTGAGGCCCACAGTACATCTTCTCTCTGGGTTGAAGTTACTATGCTACGATCCCAGCTTCGATCCCAGGCTCAGGTGAGGCATGGACTCCTGAGGTGTGTATATTTGGGGTTTGTGTGAGTGTGGGATGAGGTTACCAGTGCTTGGGGAGCTGATGGGGTTTTTCTGCCTAGGTAGGTGACTGAAGCACTACAGCAGGCTGTCCAGGGCCTGCTGGAAGAGCGAGAGCAGCAGAAGTACCAGATCTCTGCCCTGGAAGGTATCTGATCGTTCTTTTCTTCATATACACAGCCTCAAATGTGTGTGCACATTTTGTGGCTCTTCTGTTGTCTGTGCACTTGTGTCTTGATTTGCAAGTGGAGTCTACAGGCTCGTGTGTGAAGTTCTTAGGGGGCTGATCCCCTACTTGTCTCACTGTAGCATCACTAAGGTTGCTGCAGGGCGGCCCAGAGCAAAGGGTCCTTCTCCTGGAGCAACTTCTGGAAGAGATGAGAAGGGAACTGCAGGGCCTTCGAAGCCAAGTGCAGGAACAGGCCCAAGCCCAAATACAGACAGGACCGCAGAAGTGCAGTGCCACCAGTGGCCTTCACGAAGAGCTTCAGAATGAGTAAGTGATGGGCAAAACCTTGCCTTCTTCAGCCCTGAACTCCTGGTACTCTGGTAGCCTCCTCTAGGCTTGTTAATTGGCTTTAGAATGACATTGCTATTATCCCTGAAGGCGGCAACTGCTGTGCGAGGAGTCACAGATTCTTCGGGAGGAACTAAAGTTGCTACGGGACCAGCTGAGTGAGTAAAAGATTGAGGGTGCGTATGAATTCACCTGTTCCCTTTTCTGAAAAGCCTTCTTGCTTTCCTAATAAACGACCATACCTTTGACAGCTTGAGCTACCCAGAAACCTGGCCAAGTATTTTGTCTTTTCTCATATGGTGTGAGTGTGTCTCTCCAGTCAGCTTGGAAACTGCCTGGTAGCTGGACCAGAATGTATCTGTCCGTTTTCAGTGCCAGGCTGGGCGCAaggcagggaaggggaaggaaggaagttgGAGACGTTCCCTCACATTTTCTCTCATCTGCAGGCCAGCACCAGGAGCTGCTACTGAAACAGATAACTGAGAGGCGGCAAGCTCAGGCCTGCAGCTGGAAGGTAGGACCAGGATCAGACCTATCTGTTCATCTCTCCCTTTGAAGGCCCCTTCCTTTCTCTATCTATCCTGTTTTGCGGGCAGGCCAGGATACCCTCTCCTACTCCtatctctttccatctcttccttgTGCTGACTCCACCTCCCTCCAAAGCTCTTCTTCCCAAGCCCTCTGCTAAAGGACACAAGAAACTATCTTTGTCCGCATGAGGGCTCCAAGTGGGCTCAAGAGGCTAATCATGGGGAGGCAGGTGCTCCTCCTGGAGAGGTAGAGGTTTGATCCTACCTGACCCTATGGTATGGCAGGTATTGGATCAGCTGCAAAGTGGCCAGGATGGCAAAGGTCACACCCTGGAGGCTGTCAGAACAGAGGTCCAGGATGCCCGGCAGGAGCATGACCTCCTCAGGTGAGGGGATGTGGGTGCTTATGGCTGTGGAAAGGATTTGGCTCACAGAGGCCAGGCATTGGGGACCAAAGTTCAGCTATCTCAGATTTGACATGAGCTGGTACGGAAGGTATGGTAGGGGGTTATAGCTTATATGGGCAGTACTGCACATTTTCTTTACTTCACACAGTGTCTCTGAGGTATCTCTGTATTTAGAGGATAAAGGGGGAAGAGACTGGAATCCTAGCCTCAAGGACAGGTCAGGTCTGTGCTGGGAAGGCCCCTTTAACCCACTGTCACCATGTCTACCTCTGATTGTTTCCCCTTTGCAGGACTTCCGTTCATGTCCTTCAATCTAAGCTGCCCAGACTGCCCACCTTCGCCATGTCGCTTTCTTCATCTAGCTCTGAAGTCAGGCTTCTGGACAGTAACAGTAGCTGGGAACTTTTAAGGAAGCTAGGTGAGGGTAAGGCAGGAGGCTGAATCTGAGTGGTGCTTGGATGCCAGCTGCCTAATTGTTTGACACTGGATAGAATGGggtctctgcctctttctttggAAATCCATCAACCTCTGTCGCTCCTTATCCCATCATGCCTGTATGCCCCTCCCCAATAGGGCCCAAGTCTAGGTCTGTGTGTAACACAGTGCTTGCTGATGAtttgttctttttcccctttttctcctcATAGATCTCCAGAGGCATACCCTTTCTAACCCGGAGCCCAGCAGCTTTCAGCTCCAGGCCCAGAGCCTTGAGCAAGAGGACCTATTCTTTAAGGGCCCCAAGATACTCCTAAGTGACCTGTAAGGACTTGTAATGTAGTAGGATGAAGTCTTCTTTGCTCACCTTCCCCTCCAAGGTCCTGTTTCTGAGttgcctgcccctcccctcttgATCTAGTTGCTGTTTGACCTCCCTACTGAGGCTTGTCACTGCCTGTCCATCCCTGTCTGGCAATTGCAATAAAATGGTTTAACCCTCCctgagatgacaccacccttatggcagaaagtgaagaggaactaaagagcctcttgatgaaagtgaaagaggagagtgaaaaagttggcttaaagctcaacattcagaaaactaagatcatggcatctggtcccatcacttcatgggaaatagatggggaaacagtgtcagactttatttttgggggctccaagatcactgcagatggtgattgcagccatgaaattaaaagatgcttactccttggaaggaaagttatgaccaacctagacagcatattaaaaagcagagacattaatttgccaacaaatgtccatctagtcaaggctatggtttttccagtggtcatgtatgaatgtgagagttggactgtgaagaaggctgagtaccaaagaattgatgcttttgaactgtgg from Budorcas taxicolor isolate Tak-1 chromosome 3, Takin1.1, whole genome shotgun sequence carries:
- the CCDC163 gene encoding transmembrane protein CCDC163, yielding MSRTLSWSEQLDALLNATDRNVSRIKQRLYPLGVSTGASLRLLQGGPEQRVLLLEQLLEEMRRELQGLRSQVQEQAQAQIQTGPQKCSATSGLHEELQNERQLLCEESQILREELKLLRDQLSQHQELLLKQITERRQAQACSWKISRGIPFLTRSPAAFSSRPRALSKRTYSLRAPRYS